The Asterias amurensis chromosome 21, ASM3211899v1 genome has a segment encoding these proteins:
- the LOC139952818 gene encoding uncharacterized protein: MECIWIRFAFLFACLGMALVVKAAPFRDGINGVKAAPFRDGINGAPKEELSDILRLLRMSDLIDKHAAASEEAVNTDSTQAKEAGIGPGLEQPNLRVEKETGLDSDQADGLEADSGDVHSELKLLLRKQKLAELNEKEELVQNLFQSRKDVLLESIQPPINSEVAVKPDMYSEAKVKTVMTSNREVKQVMTSEGEVKPVMTSEAEVEQNLTSEKGVETIAASKADNKPVILSKAEPKQVLISKAEYKPAVTSKAEVKPVITSEAEVKQVSSLEAEVEPVVRSKIKTVSQTNEKIDTQARNTNIGFLTTSKRQTLTEHEILMQLINFMDIVNQELEKTDGKLRNKNVSSKKENYYLKVIQSSREATEEVIQSSRGSSRGSDPIE, translated from the exons ATGGAGTGCATCTGGATTCGTTTTGCTTTCCTCTTTGCTTGTCTTGGAATGGCTTTGG TTGTGAAAGCAGCCCCCTTCCGTGATGGGATAAATGGTGTGAAAGCAGCCCCCTTCCGTGATGGGATAAATGGTGCTCCTAAGGAAGAGTTGAGCGACATCCTCCGCTTACTGCGTATGTCAGACCTCATCGACAAACATGCTGCTGCTTCCGAAGAAGCCGTTAACACCGACAGTACTCAGGCGAAAGAAGCCGGCATTGGGCCGGGTTTGGAACAGCCCAACTTGCGGGTTGAGAAGGAGACAGGTCTGGATTCAGAtcaggcagatggtttggaggcTGACTCTGGAGACGTCCACAGTGAGTTAAAACTACTGTTAAGAAAGCAAAAGTTGGCCGAGTTAAACGAAAAGGAAGAGTTGGTCCAAAACTTGTTTCAGAGTAGAAAGGACGTTCTGTTAGAATCTATCCAACCGCCCATCAATTCAGAGGTGGCGGTCAAACCAGATATGTATTCAGAGGCAAAGGTTAAAACAGTTATGACGTCAAACCGAGAGGTCAAacaagttatgacgtcagagGGAGAGGTCAAACCAGTTATGACTTCAGAGGCAGAGGTCGAACAAAATTTAACGTCAGAGAAAGGTGTTGAAACAATTGCTGCGTCAAAGGCAGACAACAAACCAGTTATATTGTCAAAGGCAGAGCCAAAACAAGTTCTAATTTCAAAAGCTGAGTATAAACCAGCAGTGACGTCAAAGGCAGAGGTCAAACCGGTTATAACGTCAGAAGCAGAGGTCAAACAAGTTTCATCCTTAGAGGCTGAGGTTGAACCAGTCGTTAGGTCAAAGATAAAGACCGTATCTCAAACCAACGAGAAGATTGATACACAGGCAAGAAATACTAACATAGGATTTTTGACCACGAGCAAACGTCAAACCCTTACTGAACACGAGATCTTAATGCAGTTAATCAACTTCATGGACATAGTCAACCAAGAGCTGGAGAAAACTGATGGAAAACTTAGGAATAAAAACGTTTCaagtaaaaaggaaaattaCTATCTGAAAGTGATCCAATCGAGTAGGGAAGCTACAGAAGAAGTGATCCAATCGAGTAGGGGAAGCTCCAGAGGAAGTGATCCAATTGAGTAG
- the LOC139952817 gene encoding methylthioribose kinase-like, producing the protein MADNQTDTNVECNVDWERLQKELGNEFCQLECTTEELSGGESNWVFRITSKTGSSVIVKQSMGYFKVVGPELPMTQRRNQTEYFTLSLLNQLAPGSVPEPIFFDEDKCYYVMQDLFDYDILRQMFQRHQASVPAIQDVARYIAKLHRGTHKNNVTETSLAQMVEKTKNDAFQGILVYYIFENIHKDENIERQSPALKEIYDLMSKDSVVVTNRARLRDVMETKEECLIHADLHTSSILIKGDSAKIIDFEASRVGPAGEDIGHLLSNYMVVYLEHKFYPSKDNPTFYSLLEECIKETVKIYFNDAAEYLTPEQFAATVSDTAGFMGCRLVRRILGRPEAGDDPADRTLIELPCLHLGISLTRDYTNITTPSVLIQHLFDNNDVQINNK; encoded by the exons atggcagacaatcAGACAGACACTAACGTAGAGTGCAATGTTGACTGGGAACGTTTGCAAAAGGAATTAGGCAATGAG TTTTGTCAGCTTGAATGCACTACTGAGGAGCTGAGTGGTGGGGAGTCAAACTGGGTATTTAGAATAACATCTAAGACTGGATCATCCGTCATCGTTAAGCAATCTATGGGATACTTCAAG GTTGTTGGTCCAGAATTACCGATGACTCAAAGAAGGAATCAAACCGAGTATTTTACGCTATCTTTACTAAATCAACTCGCTCCAGGATCTGTACCAGAACCAATCTTCTTTGATGAAGATAAATGTTATT ATGTAATGCAAGACCTCTTTGACTACGACATCCTACGACAGATGTTCCAACGACACCAGGCTAGTGTACCCGCTATTCAAGACGTGGCACGGTACATTGCAAAGCTACATCGGGGTACTCATAAGAATAATGTGACTGAGACCAGTCTCGCACAGATGGTGGAGAAGACCAA GAATGATGCATTCCAGGGGATCCTAGTTTACTATATTTTTGAAAACATTCACAAGGATGAAAACATCGAGAGACAGTCACCCGCATTGAAAGAAATATACGATTTAATGAGCAAGGATTCAGTGGTCGTTACAAATAGGGCGAGGCTTCGAGACGTCATGGAAACGAAAGAAGAATGTTTGATCCATGCTGACCTCCATACCAGCTCCATCTTGATAAAAGGAGACTCTGCAAAG aTCATTGATTTTGAGGCGTCAAGAGTTGGCCCAGCGGGTGAAGACATTGGACATCTACTTTCCAATTACATGGTTGTCTACCTGGAGCATAAGTTCTACCCGTCCAAAGATAATCCAACCTTTTATTCTTTACTGGAGGAATGCATTAAGGAAACAG TGAAAATATACTTTAATGATGCGGCCGAGTATCTAACGCCCGAACAATTCGCCGCAACAGTCTCTGATACAGCTGGATTCATGGGCTGTAGGCTCGTACGAAG AATTTTGGGTAGACCGGAGGCAGGTGACGATCCAGCAGATCGAACTCTGATTGAACTACCATGTCTACACTTGGGTATAAGTCTCACTAGAGACTATACCAACATAACCACTCCAAGTGTTCTCATTCAACATCTCTTTGACAACAATGACGTCcagattaataataaataa
- the LOC139952812 gene encoding cytochrome P450 2J4-like, whose amino-acid sequence MDIYDVWSQINVRTVILGLAIFAFLFLLGRRPKNLPPGPYGWPLLGYIPQLAMTKEPIHDALAKLGLRYKSLMSFSVANQLIVVLQDYDVMKEAFAQHQLSGRPTLEISQITLPGYGVLSASEGEAWTELRRFSVTTLRGLGVGKSSFEVHITTETKCLIEGLHKSKGKRINPSHMIENAVSNIICSVVFGKRFEYTDKRFQRLLSILNEMFELIGAGGVVQFVPIFAKMQFLPLVKKIISINLRLDEILSQLCYTRDTKDEGNDEDPRDFAGAFLKEMNRKKQQGVHTYLTPVTMHHTFGELFGAGTETTSTTLRWALLYMTAFPDIQSRVQKELDEAVGRNRLPRLSDKPELPFTQAVLSEIQRMGSIVPLGVPHKCTEDTILRGYSIPKGSIVITNLWNVHMDPVEWPNPEQFNPERFLDDEGRFHRREKLIPFGIGRRICLGEQLAKMELYIVFTCLLHQFTFKPPEGAPDVSFKVCDGMTRAPESFELCAVAR is encoded by the exons ATGGATATCTACGATGTATGGAGTCAAATCAACGTCAGGACAGTCATCCTTGGATTGGCGATCTTTGCCTTTCTTTTCTTATTGGGTCGCCGGCCCAAGAATCTACCACCAGGCCCGTATGGCTGGCCTCTACTCGGCTACATTCCACAGCTAGCTATGACAAAAGAACCCATTCACGATGCATTGGCAAAGCTCGGTCTAAG GTACAAGTCCCTCATGAGTTTCTCAGTAGCCAATCAACTCATCGTTGTCTTGCAagattatgacgtcatgaaAGAAGCCTTTGCGCAGCATCAACTGAGTGGACGGCCGACCCTCGAGATCAGCCAAATAACACTCCCTGGATACG GTGTTCTTTCAGCATCGGAGGGGGAAGCTTGGACTGAGCTAAGACGTTTCTCTGTGACTACCTTAAGAGGGCTTGGAGTTGGGAAGTCAAGTTTCGAAGTCCACATCACGACAGAGACGAAATGTCTGATCGAAGGACTTCACAAATCAAAAGGGAAAAGAATCAACCCGAGTCATATGATTGAAAACGCAGTCTCTAACATCATCTGCTCAGTGGTCTTCGGTAAAAGATTCGAGTACACAGACAAAAGGTTTCAGCGTCTTCTCTCGATTCTCAATGAAATGTTTGAGCTCATTGGGGCGGGTGGAGTAGTTCAATTCGTACCCATATTCGCCAAGATGCAGTTCCTCCCACTCGTGAAGAAAATCATCAGCATTAATTTGAGGTTGGACGAAATTCTGTCTCAGTTGTGTTACACGAGGGATACCAAAGATGAGGGAAATGATGAGGATCCGCGAGATTTCGCGGGAGCTTTCTTAAAGGAGATGAATCGTAAGAAGCAGCAAGGTGTGCATACTTACTTAACTCCGGTCACTATGCATCACACCTTTGGAGAGCTCTTTGGTGCAGGAACAGAGACCACCTCGACTACACTCCGATGGGCTTTGCTCTATATGACAGCTTTTCCAGACATACAGTCACGAGTTCAGAAGGAACTTGACGAAGCTGTGGGTCGTAACAGACTTCCACGGCTCTCCGATAAGCCGGAGTTACCGTTTACACAAGCAGTGTTGAGTGAGATTCAAAGGATGGGGAGCATTGTGCCGCTAGGGGTACCCCATAAATGCACCGAGGATACCATATTGAGAGG atacAGCATACCGAAAGGCTCCATCGTTATCACCAACTTATGGAATGTACACATGGACCCGGTAGAGTGGCCAAATCCGGAACAGTTCAATCCTGAGAGATTTCTGGACGATGAGGGCAGGTTTCATCGAAGGGAGAAACTCATTCCATTTGGAATAG gAAGACGGATCTGCCTGGGTGAACAGCTGGCCAAAATGGAACTTTACATCGTGTTCACGTGCCTCCTTCATCAGTTCACCTTCAAGCCACCAGAGGGCGCCCCAGATGTTTCATTCAAAGTGTGTGATGGAATGACACGTGCGCCCGAATCTTTTGAACTGTGTGCCGTTGCTCGTTGA
- the LOC139952814 gene encoding cytochrome P450 2J4-like: MDLYDVWSQINLMTVILGLTIFAFLFWLCRRPKNLPPGPYGWPLLGYLPQLAMTKEPIHEALAKLGQRYGNVVSFSVANQLIVVLQDYDVMKEAFAQYQLSGRPTLEISQITLAGHGVLTATGEAWTELRRFSVTTLRGLGVGKSSFEDHITTETKCLIEEFHKSNVKSIDPKHIIENAVSNVICSVMFGRRFEYTDEKFQHLLLILNKMFELVGAGGVVEFVPIFAKMQFLPLVKKIISINLSFDEILCQLLYTRNAQDEPIDEDPRDFAGAFLKEMTDKKKQGLPTYLTPASMHYTFGDLFGAGTETTSTTLRWALLYMIAFPDIQSRVQKELDEAVGRNRLPRLSDKPELPFTQAVLSEIQRMGSIVPLGVPHKCTEDTILRGYTVPKGSLVIANLWNAHMDPVEWTNPEQFNPERFLDDEGRFHRKEKLIPFGIGRRICLGEQLAKMELYIVFTCLLHQFTFKPPEGAPDVSFKALNGITQAPASFELSAVAR, from the exons ATGGATCTGTACGATGTATGGAGTCAAATCAACCTCATGACAGTCATTCTCGGATTGACGATATTTGCCTTTCTTTTCTGGTTGTGTCGCCGGCCCAAGAATCTACCACCAGGCCCGTATGGCTGGCCTCTACTCGGCTACCTTCCACAGCTAGCTATGACAAAAGAACCCATTCACGAAGCATTGGCAAAGCTCGGTCAAAG GTATGGAAACGTGGTGAGTTTCTCAGTAGCCAATCAACTCATCGTCGTCTTGCAagattatgacgtcatgaaAGAAGCCTTTGCGCAGTATCAACTGAGTGGACGGCCGACCCTCGAGATCAGCCAAATAACACTCGCTGGACATG GGGTTCTTACAGCAACTGGGGAAGCTTGGACTGAGCTAAGACGTTTCTCTGTGACTACCTTAAGAGGGCTTGGAGTTGGCAAGTCAAGTTTTGAAGATCACATCACGACAGAGACGAAGTGTCTCATCGAAGAATTTCACAAGTCAAACGTAAAAAGCATCGATCCGAAACACATAATTGAAAACGCAGTCTCTAACGTCATCTGCTCAGTAATGTTCGGCAGAAGATTCGAGTACACAGATGAAAAGTTTCAGCATCTTCTCTTGATTTTAAATAAGATGTTTGAGCTCGTTGGGGCGGGAGGAGTAGTTGAATTCGTACCCATATTCGCCAAGATGCAGTTCCTGCCACTCGTGAAGAAAATCATCAGCATTAATTTGAGCTTTGACGAGATTTTGTGTCAGTTACTGTACACTAGGAACGCCCAAGATGAACCTATTGATGAGGATCCGCGAGATTTCGCGGGAGCTTTCTTGAAAGAAATGACAGACAAAAAGAAGCAAGGCTTGCCAACCTATCTAACTCCAGCCAGTATGCATTATACTTTTGGGGATCTTTTTGGTGCCGGAACAGAGACCACCTCGACTACACTCCGATGGGCTTTGCTCTATATGATAGCTTTTCCAGACATACAGTCACGAGTTCAGAAGGAACTTGACGAAGCTGTGGGTCGTAACAGACTTCCACGGCTCTCCGATAAGCCGGAGTTACCGTTTACACAAGCAGTGTTGAGTGAGATTCAAAGGATGGGGAGCATTGTGCCGCTAGGAGTACCCCATAAATGCACCGAGGATACCATATTGAGAGG ATACACCGTTCCCAAAGGTTCCCTTGTTATCGCTAACTTGTGGAATGCACATATGGACCCGGTAGAGTGGACAAATCCGGAACAGTTCAATCCTGAGCGATTTCTGGACGATGAGGGCAGGTTTCATCGAAAGGAGAAGCTCATTCCATTTGGAATAG gaaGACGGATCTGCCTGGGTGAACAGCTGGCCAAAATGGAACTTTACATCGTGTTCACGTGCCTCCTTCATCAGTTCACCTTCAAGCCACCAGAGGGCGCCCCAGATGTTTCCTTTAAAGCATTGAACGGTATTACACAAGCGCCGGCATCGTTTGAATTGTCTGCCGTTGCTCGTTGA
- the LOC139952813 gene encoding cytochrome P450 2J4-like, which produces MDLYDVWSQINVRTVILGLTIFAFLFWLCRRPKNLPPGPYGWPLLGYIPQLAMTKEPIHEALAKLGQRYGNVVSFSVANQLIVVLQDYDVMKEAFAQHQLSGRPTLEISQITLPGYGVLTATGEAWTELRRFSVTTLRGLGVGKSSFEDHITTETKCLIEEFHKSNVKSIDPKHMIENAVSNVICSVIFGRRFEYTDEKFQRLLSILNKMFELIGAGGVVQFVPIFAKMQFLPIVKKIISINLSFDEILYQLLYTRNAQDELNDEEPRDFAGAFLKEMTDKKKQGLPTYLTPASMHYTFGDLFGAGTETTSTTLRWALLYMIAFPDIQSRVQKELDEAVGRNRLPRLSDKPQLPFTEAVLSEIQRMGSIVPLGVPHKCTEDTILRGYTVPKGSLVIANLWNAHMDPVEWPNPEQFNPERFLDDEGRFLRKEKLIPFGIGRRICLGEQLAKMELYIVFTCLLHQFTFKPAEGAPDVSFKALNGITRAPASFELSAVAR; this is translated from the exons ATGGATCTGTACGATGTATGGAGTCAAATCAACGTCAGGACAGTCATCCTCGGATTGACGATCTTCGCCTTTCTTTTCTGGTTGTGTCGCCGGCCCAAGAATCTACCACCAGGCCCGTATGGCTGGCCTCTACTCGGCTACATTCCACAGCTAGCTATGACAAAAGAACCCATTCACGAAGCATTGGCAAAGCTCGGTCAAAG GTATGGAAACGTGGTGAGTTTCTCAGTAGCCAATCAACTCATCGTTGTCCTGCAagattatgacgtcatgaaAGAAGCCTTTGCGCAGCATCAACTGAGTGGACGGCCGACCCTCGAGATCAGCCAAATAACACTCCCTGGATATG GGGTTCTTACAGCAACTGGGGAAGCTTGGACTGAGCTAAGACGTTTCTCTGTGACTACCTTAAGAGGGCTTGGAGTTGGAAAGTCAAGTTTTGAAGACCACATTACGACAGAGACGAAATGTCTGATCGAAGAATTTCACAAGTCAAACGTAAAAAGCATCGATCCAAAACACATGATTGAAAACGCAGTCTCTAACGTCATCTGCTCAGTGATTTTCGGCAGAAGATTCGAGTACACAGATGAAAAGTTTCAGCGTCTTCTCTCGATTTTAAATAAGATGTTTGAGCTCATTGGGGCGGGTGGAGTAGTTCAATTCGTACCCATATTCGCCAAGATGCAGTTCCTGCCAATCGTGAAGAAAATCATCAGCATTAATTTGAGCTTTGACGAGATTTTGTATCAGTTACTGTACACTAGGAACGCCCAAGATGAACTTAATGATGAAGAACCGCGAGATTTCGCGGGAGCTTTCTTGAAAGAAATGACAGACAAAAAGAAGCAAGGCTTGCCAACCTATCTAACTCCAGCCAGTATGCATTATACTTTTGGGGATCTTTTTGGTGCCGGAACAGAGACCACCTCGACTACACTCCGATGGGCTTTGCTCTATATGATAGCTTTTCCAGACATACAGTCTCGAGTTCAGAAGGAACTTGACGAAGCTGTGGGTCGTAACAGACTTCCACGGCTCTCCGATAAGCCGCAGTTACCGTTTACAGAAGCAGTGTTGAGTGAGATTCAAAGGATGGGGAGCATTGTGCCGCTAGGAGTACCCCATAAATGCACCGAGGATACCATATTGAGAGG ATACACCGTTCCCAAAGGTTCCCTTGTTATCGCTAACTTGTGGAATGCACATATGGACCCGGTAGAGTGGCCAAATCCGGAACAGTTCAATCCTGAGCGATTTCTGGACGATGAAGGAAGGTTTCTTCGAAAGGAGAAGCTCATTCCATTTGGAATAG gaaGACGGATCTGCCTGGGTGAACAGCTGGCCAAAATGGAACTTTACATCGTGTTCACGTGCCTCCTTCATCAGTTCACCTTCAAGCCAGCAGAGGGCGCCCCAGATGTTTCCTTTAAAGCATTGAACGGTATAACACGTGCGCCGGCATCGTTTGAACTGTCTGCCGTTGCTCGTTAA
- the LOC139952816 gene encoding 5-deoxyribose kinase-like isoform X2: MGYMKCLPQLAAPKIRNKFEYSSLSLMNQLAPGSVPEPIFCDEDKSYYVMQDLFDYDILRHMFQRHKASLPAIQDVARYIAKLHRGTHKNNVTETYLTKIMERNKDLRKAAHGILIYYVFKSIHKEENIERQSPAVKELYDLVCNDPVIVANRARLRDAMETKGECVIHGDLHASSIFIKGNSAKIYDFEASHVGPAGEDIGHLLSNYMVVYLEHKFYPSKDNPTFYYILEECIKETVKVYFSDAAEYLTPEQFAATVSDTAGFMGCRLVRRILGRPEAGDDPADLTLIELPCLHLGISLTRDYTNITTPSVLIQHLFDNNDVQINNK; this comes from the exons ATGGGATACATGAAG TGTCTTCCACAACTAGCGGCACCTAAAATAAGGAATAAATTTGAGTATTCAAGCCTGTCTTTAATGAATCAACTCGCTCCGGGGTCTGTACCGGAACCAATATTCTGTGATGAAGATAAATCTTATT ATGTAATGCAAGACCTCTTTGACTACGACATCCTACGACACATGTTCCAACGACACAAGGCTAGTCTACCCGCTATTCAAGACGTGGCACGGTACATTGCTAAGCTACATCGGGGTACACATAAGAATAATGTGACTGAGACCTACCTCACCAAGATAATGGAGAGGAACAA GGACCTCAGAAAAGCGGCACATGGGATTCTCATTTACTATGTTTTTAAAAGCATacacaaggaagaaaacatcgAGAGACAGTCACCTGCAGTAAAGGAACTGTACGATCTAGTGTGCAATGATCCAGTGATCGTTGCGAATAGGGCGAGGCTTCGAGACGCCATGGAAACGAAAGGAGAATGTGTGATCCATGGAGACCTTCATGCCAGCTCCATCTTTATAAAAGGAAACTCTGCAAAG ATCTACGATTTTGAGGCATCACATGTTGGCCCAGCGGGTGAAGACATTGGCCATCTACTCTCCAATTACATGGTTGTCTATCTAGAGCACAAGTTCTACCCGTCTAAAGATAATCCAACCTTTTATTATATACTGGAGGAATGCATTAAGGAAACAG TGAAAGTATACTTTAGTGATGCGGCCGAGTATCTAACGCCCGAACAATTCGCCGCAACAGTCTCTGATACAGCTGGATTCATGGGTTGTAGGCTCGTACGAAG GATTTTGGGTAGACCGGAGGCAGGTGACGATCCAGCAGATCTAACTCTGATTGAACTACCATGTCTACACTTGGGTATAAGTCTCACTAGAGACTATACCAACATAACCACTCCAAGTGTTCTCATTCAACATCTCTTTGACAACAATGACGTCcagattaataataaataa
- the LOC139952816 gene encoding 5-deoxyribose kinase-like isoform X1, whose protein sequence is MADNQTDTKVECNVDWERLQKELGNEFCQLECTTEELSGGESNWLFRITSKTGSSVIVKQSMGYMKCLPQLAAPKIRNKFEYSSLSLMNQLAPGSVPEPIFCDEDKSYYVMQDLFDYDILRHMFQRHKASLPAIQDVARYIAKLHRGTHKNNVTETYLTKIMERNKDLRKAAHGILIYYVFKSIHKEENIERQSPAVKELYDLVCNDPVIVANRARLRDAMETKGECVIHGDLHASSIFIKGNSAKIYDFEASHVGPAGEDIGHLLSNYMVVYLEHKFYPSKDNPTFYYILEECIKETVKVYFSDAAEYLTPEQFAATVSDTAGFMGCRLVRRILGRPEAGDDPADLTLIELPCLHLGISLTRDYTNITTPSVLIQHLFDNNDVQINNK, encoded by the exons atggcagacaaTCAGACAGACACTAAAGTGGAGTGTAATGTTGACTGGGAACGTTTGCAAAAGGAATTAGGCAATGAG TTTTGTCAGCTTGAATGCACTACTGAGGAGCTGAGTGGCGGGGAGTCAAACTGGTTATTTAGAATAACATCTAAGACTGGATCATCCGTCATCGTTAAGCAATCTATGGGATACATGAAG TGTCTTCCACAACTAGCGGCACCTAAAATAAGGAATAAATTTGAGTATTCAAGCCTGTCTTTAATGAATCAACTCGCTCCGGGGTCTGTACCGGAACCAATATTCTGTGATGAAGATAAATCTTATT ATGTAATGCAAGACCTCTTTGACTACGACATCCTACGACACATGTTCCAACGACACAAGGCTAGTCTACCCGCTATTCAAGACGTGGCACGGTACATTGCTAAGCTACATCGGGGTACACATAAGAATAATGTGACTGAGACCTACCTCACCAAGATAATGGAGAGGAACAA GGACCTCAGAAAAGCGGCACATGGGATTCTCATTTACTATGTTTTTAAAAGCATacacaaggaagaaaacatcgAGAGACAGTCACCTGCAGTAAAGGAACTGTACGATCTAGTGTGCAATGATCCAGTGATCGTTGCGAATAGGGCGAGGCTTCGAGACGCCATGGAAACGAAAGGAGAATGTGTGATCCATGGAGACCTTCATGCCAGCTCCATCTTTATAAAAGGAAACTCTGCAAAG ATCTACGATTTTGAGGCATCACATGTTGGCCCAGCGGGTGAAGACATTGGCCATCTACTCTCCAATTACATGGTTGTCTATCTAGAGCACAAGTTCTACCCGTCTAAAGATAATCCAACCTTTTATTATATACTGGAGGAATGCATTAAGGAAACAG TGAAAGTATACTTTAGTGATGCGGCCGAGTATCTAACGCCCGAACAATTCGCCGCAACAGTCTCTGATACAGCTGGATTCATGGGTTGTAGGCTCGTACGAAG GATTTTGGGTAGACCGGAGGCAGGTGACGATCCAGCAGATCTAACTCTGATTGAACTACCATGTCTACACTTGGGTATAAGTCTCACTAGAGACTATACCAACATAACCACTCCAAGTGTTCTCATTCAACATCTCTTTGACAACAATGACGTCcagattaataataaataa